A stretch of Bradyrhizobium sp. AZCC 2262 DNA encodes these proteins:
- the prfA gene encoding peptide chain release factor 1, producing the protein MLPEAKLDILLAHHASLEAELLGQLNSEKYVQITRELAELNPLIDAVKDYRAARAEISGAEQLLADSATDPEMRSMAEAELETLQARVAELGQKIRVALLPKDAMDDRNVMLEIRAGTGGDEASLFAGDLFRMYERFAALQGWKVEVISASEGTMGGYKEIVAEVQGRGAFAKLKFESGVHRVQRVPDTETQGRIHTSAATVAVLPEVEDVDVDIKTDDLRIETMRAQGAGGQHVNKTESAIRITHIPTGIVVMMQDSRSQHKNRASAMNILRSRIYDAERQRVDAARSADRKEKVGSGDRSERIRTYNFPQGRVTDHRINLTLYKLPQVISGEALGELIDALTTEHQAAQLAAQGAAA; encoded by the coding sequence ATGCTACCCGAAGCCAAACTCGATATCCTGCTCGCCCACCACGCCTCGTTGGAGGCCGAACTGCTGGGCCAGTTGAATTCCGAAAAATACGTCCAGATCACGCGCGAACTCGCCGAGCTCAACCCGCTGATCGATGCGGTGAAGGACTATCGCGCGGCGCGGGCCGAGATTTCGGGCGCCGAACAGCTGCTGGCGGATTCCGCCACCGACCCCGAAATGCGCAGCATGGCCGAAGCCGAGCTCGAAACGCTGCAGGCACGGGTGGCCGAACTGGGGCAGAAGATTCGCGTGGCGCTGCTGCCCAAGGACGCCATGGACGACCGCAACGTGATGCTGGAAATCCGCGCCGGCACCGGCGGTGACGAAGCCTCATTGTTCGCCGGCGACCTGTTCCGGATGTATGAGCGGTTTGCTGCCTTGCAGGGCTGGAAGGTCGAGGTGATCTCGGCCTCCGAAGGCACCATGGGCGGCTACAAGGAAATCGTCGCCGAGGTGCAGGGCCGCGGCGCGTTCGCCAAGCTGAAGTTTGAATCCGGCGTACACCGGGTGCAGCGTGTGCCCGACACCGAAACGCAGGGGCGCATTCACACTTCAGCGGCTACGGTCGCCGTGCTGCCCGAGGTCGAGGATGTCGACGTCGACATCAAGACCGACGATTTGCGGATCGAGACCATGCGCGCGCAGGGCGCCGGCGGTCAGCACGTCAACAAGACCGAATCAGCGATCCGCATCACCCACATCCCGACCGGCATCGTGGTCATGATGCAGGACAGTCGCTCGCAGCATAAAAACCGTGCCTCCGCGATGAACATCCTGCGCTCGCGCATCTATGACGCCGAGCGGCAGCGCGTCGATGCCGCGCGGTCCGCGGACCGCAAGGAGAAGGTCGGCTCCGGCGATCGAAGCGAGCGCATCCGCACCTATAATTTCCCGCAAGGCCGCGTCACCGACCACCGCATCAACCTGACGCTCTACAAATTGCCGCAGGTGATTTCGGGCGAAGCGCTGGGCGAATTGATCGACGCGCTGACCACCGAGCACCAGGCCGCGCAGCTTGCAGCGCAAGGCGCTGCGGCGTGA
- a CDS encoding DUF4167 domain-containing protein has protein sequence MRNGQNNKRMRNRNNNNNNNSNNNNRRGQNPMTRVFESNGPDIKIRGTASHVAEKYVQLARDARSSGDPVAAENYYQHAEHYFRLIAAAQEQFRQNQPQPRVDTEMQPTTEDGDDDGESFSHFGQEPGFAPQQPQPYVRDNNPRDQRGDGQPYRDQQPREHHREREHRPQPQYQPQPQSQPQPVIADTGGGVDRLPSFITGPQPQVNGAPGGYEEGRGGERFPRRRRRPHGPRPDSMAAPAAPGEDFNPGNE, from the coding sequence ATGAGAAACGGTCAGAACAACAAGCGGATGCGTAACCGGAATAATAACAACAACAACAACAGCAACAACAATAACCGGCGCGGTCAAAACCCGATGACCCGGGTGTTCGAATCGAACGGGCCCGATATCAAGATCCGCGGCACCGCCTCGCACGTCGCCGAAAAATACGTTCAGCTGGCGCGTGACGCGCGCTCTTCCGGCGACCCGGTCGCGGCCGAGAACTACTACCAGCACGCCGAACATTATTTCCGCCTGATCGCAGCCGCGCAGGAGCAGTTCCGGCAGAACCAGCCGCAGCCGCGCGTCGACACCGAAATGCAGCCTACGACGGAAGACGGCGACGACGATGGCGAGAGCTTCTCGCATTTCGGCCAGGAACCGGGCTTCGCCCCGCAGCAGCCGCAGCCCTACGTCCGCGACAACAATCCGCGTGATCAGCGCGGCGACGGCCAGCCTTACCGCGACCAGCAGCCGCGCGAGCATCATCGCGAACGCGAGCACCGTCCGCAGCCGCAATATCAGCCGCAACCCCAGTCCCAGCCGCAGCCGGTGATTGCCGACACCGGCGGTGGCGTCGATCGCCTGCCCTCCTTCATCACCGGCCCGCAGCCGCAGGTGAACGGCGCACCGGGCGGGTATGAAGAGGGCCGCGGCGGTGAGCGTTTCCCGCGCCGGCGCCGCCGGCCGCATGGCCCGCGCCCCGACAGCATGGCCGCGCCTGCCGCCCCCGGCGAAGATTTCAACCCGGGGAATGAGTAG
- a CDS encoding PH domain-containing protein, translating into MGRYIDEILQPGEKVLYSTNAHWIFFLPAIVGWIVAGVLLVLSGMVPAGAPVLICLSLAAISAIAALYKTATAWFHRWTTETDVTNFRVVHKTGFVKRQTFEMSVDKVESVDVNQSILGRILNYGDVTVLGVGEGGKTLDMIASPLSFRNAITARPAGT; encoded by the coding sequence ATGGGCCGGTATATCGACGAAATCCTGCAACCCGGCGAGAAGGTGCTGTATTCGACCAACGCGCACTGGATATTTTTCCTGCCGGCGATCGTCGGCTGGATTGTAGCGGGCGTGCTCCTGGTACTCTCGGGCATGGTGCCGGCGGGCGCACCCGTACTGATCTGTCTGTCGCTGGCGGCGATTTCAGCCATCGCTGCGTTGTACAAGACGGCAACCGCCTGGTTCCATCGCTGGACCACCGAGACCGACGTCACCAATTTCCGAGTCGTCCACAAGACCGGCTTTGTTAAACGGCAAACGTTCGAGATGAGTGTGGACAAGGTTGAGAGCGTTGACGTCAACCAGAGCATCCTCGGTCGCATCCTCAACTACGGCGACGTAACGGTCCTGGGAGTCGGCGAGGGTGGAAAGACCCTCGATATGATCGCTTCGCCACTGTCGTTTCGCAATGCCATCACC
- the prmC gene encoding peptide chain release factor N(5)-glutamine methyltransferase, whose product MTDFADQTVEAARRALTAQFKTAAIDSAELDARILTGHALGLDLTGLISAARRQLTSDESARLDEFARRRLAGEPVARILGQKEFWGLPLQLSPATLVPRPDTETVVELALQMLRAGGELDRSLRIADLGTGSGAILLALLSELPAAKGFGTDISEEALQTAKSNAARAGLSDRATFIACDYASGLAGLFDLIVSNPPYIRSSDIAGLAAEVANHDPLAALDGGADGLDAYRTLIPQAARLLAPGALLVVEAGQDQSGLIEALMTAAGLTPATAPKADLAGIPRAVAGHKMAR is encoded by the coding sequence ATGACGGATTTCGCCGACCAAACTGTCGAGGCCGCGCGGCGCGCACTTACCGCACAATTCAAAACCGCCGCCATCGATTCGGCCGAACTCGACGCGCGGATTCTGACAGGCCATGCACTCGGCCTCGACCTGACCGGCTTGATATCGGCCGCACGGCGCCAACTCACCTCGGACGAGTCGGCACGCCTCGACGAATTCGCCCGCCGTCGCCTCGCGGGCGAACCGGTCGCCCGTATTCTCGGGCAAAAGGAATTCTGGGGACTGCCGCTGCAACTTTCGCCCGCGACGCTGGTGCCGCGGCCGGACACCGAGACGGTAGTCGAACTGGCGCTGCAGATGCTGCGCGCAGGCGGCGAACTCGATCGTTCGTTGCGTATCGCCGATCTCGGCACCGGTTCAGGTGCAATTCTGTTGGCGCTGTTGTCCGAGTTGCCTGCAGCGAAGGGATTCGGAACCGACATTTCGGAGGAAGCCTTGCAAACCGCCAAGTCCAACGCCGCGCGCGCAGGCCTGTCGGATCGCGCGACATTCATCGCCTGCGATTATGCGAGCGGATTGGCTGGCCTGTTCGATCTGATCGTTTCGAATCCGCCCTATATCCGCTCGTCGGACATTGCCGGTCTGGCGGCGGAGGTGGCGAATCACGATCCGCTGGCCGCGCTCGACGGCGGCGCCGACGGGCTGGACGCCTACCGCACGCTGATTCCCCAGGCAGCCCGTCTTTTGGCGCCGGGCGCCCTCCTGGTCGTCGAAGCCGGACAAGACCAAAGCGGCCTGATTGAAGCCCTGATGACAGCGGCAGGGTTAACGCCCGCAACAGCCCCCAAAGCGGACCTGGCGGGCATTCCGAGGGCGGTGGCGGGCCACAAAATGGCCCGATAA
- a CDS encoding aspartate kinase: MGRLVMKFGGTSVANIDRIRNVARHVKREVDAGHDVAVVVSAMAGKTNELVDWCRDASPLHDAREYDAVVASGEQVTSGLLAIVLQGIGIQARSWQGWQIPIKTSDAHASARILEIDGTEIINRFADRKEVAVIAGFQGINPQTNRITTLGRGGSDTSAVAIAAAIRADRCDIYTDVDGVYTTDPRVVPKARRLDKIAFEEMLELASLGAKVLQVRSVELGMVHNMPVFVRSSFDKPEDIDPHGTPPGTLICSEEEIMESHVVTGIAFTKDEAQISLRQIEDKPGVAAAIFGPLADVNINVDMIVQNVSEDGKTTDLTFTVPASDYNRARDTIAASKGKIGYARLDSATDVSKVSVIGSGMRSHAGVAAKAFKALSERNINIRAITTSEIKFSVLIDAAYTELAVRTLHTLYGLDQT; this comes from the coding sequence ATGGGCCGCCTCGTGATGAAATTCGGCGGCACGTCCGTCGCAAATATCGACCGAATCCGCAACGTCGCGCGTCACGTCAAGCGCGAAGTCGACGCCGGACACGATGTCGCCGTCGTCGTGTCGGCCATGGCCGGCAAGACCAACGAGCTGGTGGACTGGTGTCGCGACGCCTCGCCGCTGCATGATGCGCGCGAATATGACGCCGTGGTGGCATCCGGCGAACAGGTGACCTCGGGCCTGCTCGCGATCGTGCTGCAGGGCATCGGCATCCAGGCCCGCTCCTGGCAGGGCTGGCAGATCCCGATCAAGACCTCCGACGCCCACGCCTCGGCGCGGATTCTCGAGATCGACGGCACCGAGATCATCAACCGTTTCGCCGATCGCAAGGAAGTCGCCGTCATTGCCGGCTTTCAGGGTATCAATCCGCAGACTAACCGAATCACCACGCTCGGGCGCGGCGGCTCGGACACCTCGGCGGTGGCCATTGCGGCCGCGATTCGCGCCGACCGGTGCGACATCTATACCGACGTCGACGGCGTCTACACCACCGATCCGCGGGTGGTTCCCAAGGCGCGGCGGCTGGACAAGATCGCCTTCGAGGAGATGCTGGAACTGGCCTCGCTGGGCGCCAAGGTCCTGCAGGTGCGCTCGGTGGAACTCGGCATGGTGCACAACATGCCCGTATTCGTCCGTTCCAGCTTCGACAAGCCCGAGGATATCGACCCGCACGGCACGCCGCCGGGCACGCTGATCTGCAGCGAGGAGGAAATCATGGAAAGCCACGTCGTCACCGGCATCGCCTTCACCAAGGACGAAGCCCAGATTTCGCTGCGCCAGATCGAGGACAAGCCCGGCGTTGCCGCCGCGATCTTCGGCCCGCTGGCGGACGTCAACATCAATGTCGACATGATCGTCCAGAACGTCTCCGAGGACGGCAAGACCACCGATCTCACCTTCACCGTTCCGGCCTCCGACTATAACCGCGCCCGCGACACCATCGCCGCTTCGAAGGGCAAGATCGGCTATGCACGGCTCGACAGCGCCACCGACGTGTCGAAGGTCTCCGTGATCGGCAGCGGCATGCGCAGCCATGCCGGCGTCGCGGCAAAGGCGTTCAAGGCGTTGTCGGAGCGCAATATCAACATCCGCGCCATTACCACCTCCGAGATCAAGTTTTCGGTGCTGATCGACGCCGCCTACACCGAACTTGCGGTGCGCACGCTGCACACGCTCTACGGGCTCGACCAGACTTAG
- the ptsP gene encoding phosphoenolpyruvate--protein phosphotransferase, translating into MRSTSGGPRVLLRRLRETMAEKVSAQERLDKIVVLIAANMVAEVCSCYVLRIDNTLELYATEGLNRDAVHRTVLNAHEGLVGLVASEASPLNLSDAQSHPAFSFRPETGEEIYHSFLGVPILRAGNTLGVLVVQNRAKRTYVEEEVEALQTTAMVLAEMIASGELAALAQPGAEPAARHSLHKTGAILSDGIALGHVVLHEPRVVITNYIAEDLPKEIKKLDAALTKLRADLDRMLERGDVAEGGEHREVLEAYRMFANDHGWSHKLHEAVATGLTAEAAVERVQSDTRARMLRSTDPYLRDRLHDLEDLGHRLMRQLVGQDHAPSREQLPENAILIARAMGPAALLDYDRKRLRGLVLEEGTANSHVSIVARALGIPAVGEVPNAPGIADPGDAIIVDGTSGSIYIRPSAEIESAYAERVRFRARRQAQYAALRDMPCVTRDGQPVELMINAGLVIDLPHIDDTGSAGIGLFRTELQFMVGQSLPRSSDQLALYRTVLDAAGVKPVTFRTLDIGGDKALPYMETVIEENPALGWRAIRLGLDRPGLLRGQIRALLRAGGGRALRIMFPMISDVAEFDQAKAIVERELTYLRQHGHALPERIDVGTMVEVPALLYQLDELLKKVDFVSVGSNDLFQFMFAVDRGNAKVSERFDTMSAPIMRALRDIVRKAQAAKKTASLCGEMASKPLGALALIALGYRSLSLSATAHGPVKAMILDLDAKKAEAAIMPLLDAPAGSVSIRKKLTEFAEAEGLSL; encoded by the coding sequence ATGCGGAGCACGTCGGGAGGTCCCCGCGTCTTGTTGAGACGGCTCCGCGAAACCATGGCGGAGAAGGTCTCGGCCCAGGAGCGCCTGGACAAGATCGTGGTGCTGATCGCGGCCAACATGGTGGCCGAGGTCTGCTCCTGTTATGTGCTGCGCATCGATAACACGCTCGAACTTTATGCCACCGAAGGTCTGAACCGCGACGCGGTGCACCGAACGGTGCTGAACGCGCATGAGGGCCTCGTCGGCCTGGTCGCCAGCGAAGCGAGCCCGCTCAACCTCTCGGACGCGCAAAGCCACCCGGCGTTCTCGTTCCGGCCCGAAACCGGCGAAGAAATCTACCATTCGTTCCTCGGCGTGCCGATCCTGCGGGCCGGCAATACGCTCGGCGTGCTGGTCGTCCAGAACCGCGCCAAGCGCACCTATGTCGAGGAAGAGGTCGAGGCGCTGCAGACCACCGCCATGGTGCTGGCGGAAATGATCGCCTCCGGCGAACTGGCGGCGCTGGCGCAACCCGGCGCGGAACCGGCGGCGCGGCATTCCCTGCACAAAACGGGTGCGATCCTCTCCGACGGCATCGCGCTCGGCCATGTCGTGCTGCACGAGCCGCGCGTCGTCATCACCAACTACATCGCCGAAGACCTCCCGAAGGAAATCAAGAAGCTGGATGCTGCGCTGACCAAGCTGCGCGCCGATCTCGACCGCATGCTGGAGCGCGGCGACGTCGCCGAGGGCGGCGAGCACCGCGAGGTGCTGGAAGCCTATCGGATGTTCGCCAACGACCACGGCTGGTCGCACAAATTGCACGAGGCGGTCGCCACCGGCCTCACCGCCGAAGCCGCCGTCGAACGCGTGCAGTCCGACACCCGCGCGCGCATGCTGCGTTCGACCGATCCTTATCTGCGCGACCGCCTGCATGATCTGGAAGACCTCGGCCATCGCCTGATGCGGCAATTGGTGGGACAGGATCACGCGCCGTCGCGCGAGCAATTGCCTGAGAACGCCATCCTGATCGCGCGCGCGATGGGACCGGCGGCCCTGCTCGACTACGACCGCAAGCGGCTGCGCGGCCTGGTGCTGGAGGAAGGCACCGCCAACTCCCATGTCTCGATCGTGGCGCGCGCGCTCGGCATTCCCGCGGTCGGCGAGGTGCCGAACGCGCCCGGCATCGCCGATCCCGGCGACGCCATCATCGTCGACGGCACTTCGGGCTCGATCTATATCCGCCCGTCGGCCGAGATCGAATCGGCCTATGCCGAGCGGGTGCGGTTTCGGGCGCGGCGGCAGGCGCAGTATGCCGCGCTGCGTGACATGCCTTGCGTCACCAGGGACGGCCAGCCGGTCGAACTGATGATCAATGCGGGCCTCGTGATCGACCTGCCGCATATCGACGATACCGGTAGCGCCGGCATCGGGCTGTTCCGTACCGAACTGCAGTTCATGGTCGGCCAGAGCCTGCCGCGTAGCTCGGACCAGCTCGCGCTCTATCGCACCGTGCTGGACGCCGCCGGTGTCAAGCCCGTGACGTTCCGCACCCTCGATATCGGCGGCGACAAGGCGCTGCCCTATATGGAGACCGTGATCGAGGAAAATCCCGCGCTCGGCTGGCGGGCGATCCGGCTCGGGCTGGACCGGCCAGGACTATTGCGCGGCCAGATCCGCGCGCTGCTGCGGGCCGGCGGCGGCCGCGCACTGAGGATCATGTTCCCGATGATTTCGGATGTCGCCGAGTTCGACCAGGCCAAGGCGATCGTCGAGCGCGAGCTGACATACTTGCGCCAGCACGGCCACGCGCTGCCGGAACGGATCGATGTCGGCACCATGGTGGAAGTGCCGGCGCTGCTCTATCAGCTCGACGAACTTCTGAAGAAGGTCGATTTCGTTTCGGTCGGATCGAACGACCTGTTCCAGTTCATGTTCGCGGTCGACCGCGGCAACGCCAAGGTTTCCGAGCGGTTCGACACCATGTCCGCGCCGATCATGCGTGCGCTGCGCGACATCGTGCGCAAGGCGCAGGCGGCGAAGAAGACGGCATCGCTGTGCGGCGAGATGGCCTCAAAGCCGCTCGGCGCGCTGGCCCTGATTGCGCTGGGCTACCGCTCGCTGTCGCTGTCGGCCACCGCCCACGGTCCGGTGAAGGCGATGATCCTGGACCTCGACGCCAAGAAGGCCGAGGCTGCGATCATGCCGTTGCTCGACGCGCCGGCCGGCAGCGTCTCCATCCGGAAGAAACTGACGGAATTCGCGGAGGCCGAGGGGCTGTCGTTGTAG
- a CDS encoding methyltransferase domain-containing protein: protein MTIDVIDLRDFYSQRLGIVARQLINRGIRARWPDAAGQRVLGLGYPTPYLGLFREDSERCIAFMPAAQGVLKWPTARPALATLIDEFSMPLPDAAVDRILLVHALEMSDDPERLLREVWRVLAPSGRLIAVIPNRRGVWTRTDNTPFGHGRPYSRAQITQLLRQTWFTPAAWGEALFLPPVGNSWFLRSAMAWERVGAALSLPFAGVHIVEATKQVYRAIPAGRERTRLIPSLEPVLVPSSTATRDNA from the coding sequence ATGACCATCGACGTCATCGATCTCCGCGATTTCTATTCGCAGCGCCTCGGCATTGTGGCGCGGCAGTTGATCAATCGTGGCATCCGGGCGCGCTGGCCCGATGCGGCCGGGCAGCGCGTGCTCGGGCTGGGCTACCCGACGCCCTATCTCGGCCTGTTTCGCGAGGATTCCGAGCGCTGCATCGCCTTCATGCCGGCGGCGCAGGGGGTGTTGAAATGGCCGACGGCGCGACCGGCGCTGGCGACCCTGATCGATGAGTTTTCGATGCCGCTGCCGGACGCCGCGGTGGACCGCATCCTGCTGGTTCATGCGCTGGAAATGTCCGACGATCCGGAGCGGCTACTGCGCGAGGTGTGGCGGGTGCTGGCGCCGTCGGGGAGGCTGATCGCTGTCATCCCGAACCGGCGCGGCGTGTGGACGCGCACCGACAACACGCCGTTCGGCCACGGCCGGCCCTATTCGCGCGCGCAGATCACGCAATTGCTGCGGCAGACCTGGTTCACGCCGGCGGCATGGGGCGAGGCGCTGTTCCTGCCGCCGGTCGGCAATAGCTGGTTTTTGCGGTCGGCGATGGCGTGGGAGCGCGTTGGCGCCGCGCTATCGTTGCCGTTCGCCGGTGTGCATATCGTGGAGGCGACCAAACAGGTCTATCGCGCGATCCCCGCGGGGCGCGAACGCACGCGGTTGATTCCGTCGCTGGAGCCGGTGCTGGTGCCGTCGTCGACGGCGACAAGGGATAACGCGTAG